The genomic segment CTCATCACCTTTCTTCAGCTCGCGGGTACCGAGGAACAGCTCGTAATCACCAAAGGCTACCGTCTCGTCTTCGCTTCCGGGTGCACCCGGCACCTGTGGCGCCTGTCGGCGCAGTACCGCGCGGATCCGCGCCAGCAGCTCGCGCGGATTGAAGGGCTTGGCCAGATAGTCGTCGGCCCCCTGTTCCAGCCCTTGAATCCGGCTGGTCTCGTCGCCCTTGGCGGTGAGCATGATGATCGGGATCTGATTGCCGCCAGTGCGCAGACGCGAACAGGCGGATAACCCATCCTCACCGGGCATCATCAAATCCAGCACGACCAGATGAAACAACTCGCGGCTGAGCACGCGATCCATCTGCTCGGCACTTTCTACGGTACGCACGCGATAGCCCTGCTCGTCGAGAAAGCGCTCGAGCAGGCGCCGCAGACGCGCGTCGTCATCGACTATGAGGATCTTTTCG from the Stutzerimonas stutzeri genome contains:
- the ompR gene encoding two-component system response regulator OmpR, producing MSSTASASEGEKILIVDDDARLRRLLERFLDEQGYRVRTVESAEQMDRVLSRELFHLVVLDLMMPGEDGLSACSRLRTGGNQIPIIMLTAKGDETSRIQGLEQGADDYLAKPFNPRELLARIRAVLRRQAPQVPGAPGSEDETVAFGDYELFLGTRELKKGDEIHMLTTGEFAVLKALVQHAREPLTRDKLMNLARGREWDALERSIDVQISRLRRLIEPDPSKPRYIQTVWGVGYVFVPDGNK